One stretch of Miscanthus floridulus cultivar M001 chromosome 18, ASM1932011v1, whole genome shotgun sequence DNA includes these proteins:
- the LOC136520568 gene encoding heat stress transcription factor C-2b-like codes for MAAGAGGGAEAPFVWKTYMMVEDPGTDGMIGWGKGNNSFVVADPFVFSQTLLPAHFKHNNFSSFVRQLNTYGFRKVDPYRWEFAHASFLRGQTHLLCNIVRRGSSSAAACAGGGGGGGKRKDAAASGSPAEASASGDDMAMVATEVVRLKQEQRAIDDRVASMWRRVRETERRPKQMLAFLLKVVGDRDRLHRLVGDAAAPGPDNNGFTAEPPPAAEGGEKRARLLLDGDNMVALGPEAVDFAGFYSVFGDVAAGSGGGGCSFAFGGGY; via the exons ATGGCGgcgggcgccggcggcggcgcggaggcgCCGTTCGTGTGGAAGACGTACATGATGGTCGAGGACCCTGGGACGGACGGGATGATCGGCTGGGGGAAGGGCAACAACAGCTTCGTCGTCGCCGACCCCTTCGTCTTCTCGCAGACGCTGCTCCCCGCGCACTTCAAGCACAACAACTTCTCCAGCTTCGTCCGCCAGCTCAACACCTAT GGCTTCCGCAAGGTTGATCCGTACCGGTGGGAGTTCGCCCACGCGTCGTTCCTGCGCGGCCAGACCCACCTCCTGTGCAACATCGTCcgccgcggcagcagcagcgccgccgcctgtgccggaggcggaggcggcggcggcaagaGGAAGGACGCGGCAGCGTCCGGCAGCCCCGCCGAGGCCTCCGCCTCAGGGGACGACATGGCCATGGTTGCCACGGAGGTGGTGCGCCTCAAGCAGGAGCAGCGCGCCATCGACGACCGCGTCGCCTCCATGTGGCGCCGCGTGCGGGAGACGGAGCGCAGGCCCAAGcagatgctcgccttcctcctcaAGGTCGTCGGCGACCGCGACAGGCTGCACCGCCTCGTCGGCGACGCCGCCGCGCCAGGGCCAGATAATAACGGGTTCACCGCAGAGCCGCCGCCCGCCGCGGAGGGCGGCGAGAAGCGGGCCAGGCTGCTGCTCGACGGCGACAACATGGTGGCGCTCGGCCCCGAGGCCGTCGACTTCGCCGGATTCTACAGCGTGTTCGGCGACGTTGCCGCGGGATCCGGCGGTGGCGGGTGCTCGTTTGCGTTCGGCGGCGGGTACTGA